In Sporosarcina sp. PTS2304, a genomic segment contains:
- a CDS encoding S-layer homology domain-containing protein: protein MKKILIGALTALFIFAAIPFQTQAATSFSDVEKHWAKKEIMYLSERNIIGGYPDGTFKPNEAITRAQAASMLVKALKIPLVKNPTITFKDVSKNSPYYQILATVNEKGILRGDNGLMRPGEETSRVQMAAILRRSFKLPLDKQATFVDVSESHWAFEDVNGIAKKGITGGSNGKFMPGDSVTRAQFSAFLVRALDDSMKLSEYHSYVAKKGTTVEQNGFSYTIAKDKTSTKLFKKNLKAGTQVAILDKATMPDNGTNRELLMPGYQLIMYNDDLYIPFWNLINDKTNMPSGYNLTKINANTWSYTIGTIPIEQKFRNMFIWNDRIFYTIEKNKERVFDSKFNPENPIDDPLILYSTTLDGKNKKQELVFDARVIFHEVERTSKDVQVSHNNKSVLFDHSAMYYFNKTGVYKYNLLDKKTTKLASVVAKDMQVETKQLVVTDQQGKKHSLKK from the coding sequence TTGAAAAAAATACTTATTGGAGCACTTACTGCTCTATTTATCTTTGCGGCTATTCCGTTTCAAACACAAGCGGCCACTTCATTTTCTGATGTAGAAAAGCATTGGGCGAAGAAAGAAATTATGTATTTATCGGAGCGCAATATTATCGGTGGCTATCCAGACGGTACATTTAAGCCAAACGAAGCAATCACTCGGGCACAAGCTGCTTCTATGCTCGTGAAGGCATTGAAGATTCCATTAGTGAAAAATCCAACGATTACATTTAAGGACGTTTCCAAAAATTCACCTTACTATCAAATCCTTGCAACTGTAAATGAAAAAGGCATTCTACGCGGAGATAATGGGTTGATGCGTCCGGGCGAAGAAACATCCCGTGTACAAATGGCTGCGATTTTACGTCGTTCGTTCAAACTACCTTTGGACAAGCAAGCGACATTCGTGGACGTTTCAGAATCACATTGGGCTTTTGAAGACGTAAATGGTATTGCGAAAAAAGGCATTACCGGCGGATCAAATGGTAAGTTTATGCCTGGTGATTCAGTGACACGCGCACAATTTTCTGCCTTCCTAGTACGTGCATTAGATGACTCTATGAAACTTAGTGAATATCACTCATATGTTGCAAAAAAAGGCACAACAGTTGAACAAAATGGTTTTTCTTACACGATTGCTAAAGACAAAACATCCACTAAGTTATTTAAGAAAAACCTAAAAGCTGGCACTCAAGTTGCAATTTTAGATAAAGCGACTATGCCTGACAATGGAACAAACCGTGAATTATTAATGCCAGGATACCAACTGATTATGTATAATGACGATTTGTACATTCCGTTTTGGAATCTAATTAACGATAAGACAAATATGCCTTCTGGTTACAATCTAACAAAGATTAATGCAAATACATGGAGCTACACGATTGGCACCATTCCAATTGAACAAAAGTTCCGTAATATGTTTATATGGAACGACCGAATTTTCTATACGATCGAAAAAAATAAAGAGCGTGTATTTGATTCGAAATTCAATCCAGAAAATCCGATAGACGATCCACTGATCTTGTATTCAACAACACTTGATGGAAAAAACAAGAAACAAGAGCTCGTGTTTGACGCGCGCGTAATTTTTCATGAAGTGGAACGGACTTCAAAAGATGTTCAAGTGAGCCACAACAATAAATCTGTGCTATTTGATCATTCTGCTATGTATTATTTCAATAAAACTGGCGTCTACAAATACAATCTTTTAGATAAAAAGACGACTAAACTCGCTTCTGTTGTAGCGAAAGATATGCAAGTAGAAACAAAACAGTTGGTAGTGACCGATCAACAAGGGAAGAAACATTCGCTTAAGAAATAA
- a CDS encoding DUF3800 domain-containing protein, with amino-acid sequence MTMQQETPHLLICFDESGKQSRDPIQLMGAFSIPTTIYMHPQYKDLHLLNKEYTLHWKEYGGDGKDRKGIEKLFQHALPLAEYMNFNFIRYSRSVLAEQANVFLDIYESKQVIVDNTVYAKLPERICYGLLRGYDEHNHVQATILIEDASEYRSRELDQTIKNSLNIHSLYRGEDYVIRECDYRSKGQEIGIEIIDILLGIVGLILDNPSAISNKKKAKIHLVLKLLKENRLQPFLKNLRLFELQQSNQLKEANIEASIKLFISKNYETFITL; translated from the coding sequence ATGACCATGCAGCAAGAAACACCTCATTTACTCATTTGCTTTGATGAAAGTGGCAAGCAAAGCCGCGATCCTATTCAGTTAATGGGCGCATTTTCAATTCCTACAACTATTTATATGCACCCACAATATAAAGATTTACATCTATTAAATAAAGAGTATACGCTGCACTGGAAAGAGTATGGAGGCGATGGAAAAGATCGAAAAGGCATTGAAAAGCTATTTCAACACGCTCTCCCATTAGCCGAGTACATGAATTTCAACTTTATCCGTTATTCAAGGTCCGTATTGGCTGAACAAGCCAACGTATTTCTAGATATTTACGAATCTAAACAAGTCATTGTCGATAATACCGTTTACGCAAAGTTACCTGAGCGGATTTGCTACGGTTTGCTTAGAGGTTATGATGAGCATAATCATGTGCAAGCAACTATCCTAATTGAAGATGCATCTGAATATCGCTCCAGAGAATTGGATCAAACAATCAAAAACTCATTAAATATCCATTCTTTATACCGCGGGGAAGATTATGTTATTAGAGAATGTGATTATCGCAGCAAAGGACAAGAAATCGGCATCGAGATTATTGACATTTTACTCGGGATTGTTGGGTTAATCCTTGATAATCCATCTGCTATATCTAACAAGAAAAAGGCCAAGATTCATTTAGTGCTGAAACTCTTGAAGGAAAACAGATTACAGCCATTTTTAAAAAATCTTCGTCTGTTTGAATTGCAACAGTCCAATCAGCTGAAAGAAGCTAATATTGAAGCAAGTATTAAGTTATTCATCTCGAAAAACTATGAAACATTTATTACGTTATAA
- a CDS encoding ABC transporter ATP-binding protein: protein MANKVLEVRNLSKVYKGTEFKVPALDRVSFELYTGELLAIMGTSGSGKSTLLNILGALDEPSSGKVFLNGKETKDFFEEPKATLYRRDNIGFIFQSFNLLKDLTVEENVGLPLILKGLAKKEVEQRVDEMLSLVGLAKWKSHRPIQLSGGQQQRVAISRALITSPPIVLADELTGNLDFNTTKDILNVLVNMKKRLDKSIIIVTHDPNVATYSDRVLFFHNGKIVDEYECQSKNNLQNILKKFQKIMEIDQ from the coding sequence ATGGCTAATAAAGTATTAGAAGTAAGAAATTTATCAAAGGTCTATAAAGGTACAGAATTTAAAGTGCCTGCTCTGGACAGGGTCTCTTTTGAGCTGTACACCGGAGAACTTCTTGCCATTATGGGGACAAGCGGTTCAGGGAAAAGTACGCTATTGAACATTTTGGGAGCACTTGATGAGCCATCTAGTGGGAAAGTGTTTCTAAATGGAAAAGAAACTAAAGATTTTTTTGAGGAACCAAAAGCTACTCTTTATAGAAGGGATAATATCGGATTTATTTTCCAATCCTTCAACCTTCTTAAGGATTTGACGGTTGAAGAAAATGTAGGTTTACCACTTATCTTAAAAGGACTGGCAAAAAAAGAAGTGGAACAAAGGGTAGATGAAATGCTAAGCCTGGTTGGACTCGCAAAATGGAAATCACATAGACCAATCCAACTCTCAGGGGGGCAACAACAAAGAGTCGCTATCAGTAGGGCTTTGATCACTTCACCACCAATAGTATTGGCAGATGAACTCACGGGGAATTTGGATTTCAATACCACTAAGGATATTTTAAATGTTCTAGTTAATATGAAAAAACGTTTAGATAAAAGTATTATTATAGTCACTCATGACCCTAACGTTGCAACTTATTCTGATAGGGTACTATTTTTCCATAATGGAAAGATTGTGGATGAATATGAGTGTCAGAGTAAAAATAACTTACAAAATATTTTAAAGAAATTCCAAAAAATAATGGAGATCGACCAATGA
- a CDS encoding AAA family ATPase — MASWELAFDRNKKVLLVDMDPQGNASTLIACSTGVTEINTSIFEGFQNGSLKECIVKMTDNLHVIPAQVSFKNFPKFLYANVKEEIDQVSYLKKLLDPIRDDYDYIFIDVPPTISDFSDNAMMAADYVLIILQAQELSLEGAETYIKYLQFMADNYDADIQVAGVLPVLLRPGGRVDISTLERAREMFGSDNVMDSVIKHLERLKAWDVTGITNNDMHDRKAHQVFLDVIDELEAKLAQFEEAGKYE; from the coding sequence ATGGCAAGTTGGGAGTTAGCTTTTGACCGCAATAAAAAGGTGTTGCTTGTCGATATGGATCCGCAAGGCAATGCGAGTACATTAATTGCGTGTTCCACAGGGGTCACTGAAATTAATACTAGTATTTTCGAAGGCTTTCAAAATGGTTCATTAAAAGAATGCATCGTCAAAATGACGGACAATCTGCATGTCATTCCTGCACAAGTGTCCTTTAAAAACTTCCCGAAATTTTTATATGCCAATGTAAAAGAAGAAATTGATCAAGTTTCTTATTTAAAGAAGCTACTTGATCCCATTCGTGATGACTATGATTATATTTTCATTGACGTTCCTCCAACCATCAGTGACTTCTCTGATAACGCGATGATGGCTGCTGATTACGTATTAATCATCCTGCAAGCACAAGAGCTTTCTTTAGAAGGTGCTGAAACGTATATCAAGTATCTGCAATTTATGGCAGATAACTATGATGCAGATATCCAAGTCGCAGGTGTTCTTCCTGTTCTGCTTCGTCCAGGTGGGCGTGTCGATATTTCTACGCTCGAACGTGCAAGAGAAATGTTCGGCAGTGATAACGTCATGGACAGTGTCATCAAGCACTTAGAACGGCTTAAAGCGTGGGACGTCACGGGAATTACGAATAATGATATGCATGACCGCAAAGCCCATCAGGTCTTCTTAGATGTCATTGACGAGTTGGAAGCGAAACTGGCCCAATTCGAGGAGGCTGGTAAGTATGAGTAA
- a CDS encoding FtsX-like permease family protein — translation MIYSKFGLPIRFLKANILITITSIIGIILSVSLIVSMTLFSLNAKQTLKNEVTKMYGKMDISVGYENDSEKFIDKSFLTALKSNDNIEQVSSVLISQLTLDTGASKADFYTVGVKNDDLSKSRYHFKENLEENEIIVNEGLAEALGKETGSNLEVEERSFKLVETLEDLNSTGLTPDILLVSHHRLQEIMSDKYNQDIEATYLLIKAKEDVEKLSLANEIKEIDKDLRIEIAEEDPFLKSNFESLNIFIIVLSFLIIIVTSLLIISNFEVFLYKYKNQFAIMRSIGATTKQLFLIVLVQSFFITVTGSILGLCISIFSNNYLHEWLEKIFSFTTSNIDFNFKLAWLITLICMLIIQLFLVVPAIRITKVLPLKVIQDNEESNFKTFKYNRFFGKLFLVSSLIIMVLGKFLASEEDNQVMSILLSAILLVAGIFILFPIYLSPILMRLAPLIKKCLGNASYIAIKNIIPQVKKNTFVILTISALMIIAVFGSIMLNTIQKNEEKYLKEQFPTSIVLKSRLGLNSTVNPIEIQTEAERITGIDKSSSISTKAGAEMIREHQNISFDYTLGDLHNMEEQGLIPVLQYDGDKIIAISEEFAKKYNLKAGDIVEIGKYSEKEQRVSSSGNYKIGAIVTKIKESDVYIDWNEDEYRSNFIVFHKLYVEGRNVDQVVEELEQLRMHFPEIQINSYEESLKKSKDMFYQRWSIFIVVISVMLISVIVGVFNTLINNINSKRKEFAILRTISLSKSGIINVILTQIILYLLIGLSLGLFTGVLLTIVISLIDPGKLYINFTIIGLMAGIMILMAFVIFIPFASRLGNKKIILELNQDSK, via the coding sequence ATGATATATTCGAAATTTGGCTTACCCATCCGTTTTTTAAAAGCGAATATATTAATTACCATCACCTCTATAATTGGTATTATTCTATCTGTTTCTTTGATTGTTTCAATGACACTATTCTCATTGAATGCAAAACAAACCTTAAAGAATGAAGTTACAAAAATGTATGGTAAAATGGATATATCTGTTGGTTACGAAAATGACAGTGAAAAGTTTATTGATAAATCCTTTTTGACTGCCCTAAAATCAAATGACAATATAGAGCAAGTATCTAGTGTTTTGATTTCACAACTGACGCTTGATACAGGTGCCTCGAAAGCTGATTTTTACACAGTCGGAGTAAAGAATGATGACTTATCAAAAAGTAGGTATCATTTTAAGGAAAACTTAGAAGAAAACGAGATTATTGTGAATGAAGGATTAGCTGAAGCGTTAGGTAAAGAGACTGGAAGCAATTTAGAAGTTGAAGAAAGAAGTTTCAAACTGGTTGAAACTTTAGAAGATCTAAACTCAACAGGACTCACTCCTGATATCCTTTTGGTTTCGCACCATAGACTCCAAGAAATCATGTCTGATAAATACAACCAAGATATTGAGGCGACTTATTTATTGATAAAGGCAAAGGAAGACGTGGAGAAACTTTCTTTAGCTAATGAAATCAAAGAGATTGATAAAGACTTAAGAATCGAAATTGCCGAAGAAGATCCCTTTCTTAAAAGTAATTTTGAATCCTTAAATATATTTATAATAGTACTGTCCTTTTTAATTATCATAGTGACGTCTTTACTGATCATATCAAACTTTGAAGTCTTTCTGTACAAGTATAAGAATCAATTTGCAATTATGAGGTCAATCGGAGCGACTACCAAGCAATTATTTTTAATTGTTTTGGTTCAGAGCTTTTTTATAACAGTGACCGGGTCAATTCTTGGACTATGTATTTCTATATTTAGTAACAATTATCTGCATGAATGGCTTGAAAAAATATTCTCATTTACAACATCTAATATTGACTTTAATTTTAAATTAGCATGGTTAATAACATTGATCTGTATGTTGATTATTCAACTTTTTTTGGTAGTCCCAGCAATAAGAATCACAAAAGTTCTTCCACTTAAGGTCATTCAGGATAACGAGGAAAGCAATTTTAAAACGTTCAAATATAATAGATTTTTTGGGAAGTTATTTCTTGTAAGTAGCTTAATTATTATGGTGTTAGGGAAATTTCTAGCGAGTGAAGAAGACAACCAGGTAATGAGCATTTTATTGTCTGCCATTTTATTGGTAGCTGGAATATTCATCCTGTTTCCAATCTATTTGTCACCAATATTAATGCGACTGGCGCCATTAATAAAAAAATGTTTGGGTAATGCTTCATATATTGCAATCAAAAACATAATACCTCAAGTCAAAAAGAATACTTTTGTGATTTTAACTATTAGTGCTCTGATGATTATTGCTGTGTTTGGATCCATTATGTTAAACACTATACAAAAAAATGAGGAAAAGTATTTAAAAGAACAGTTTCCTACAAGTATTGTTTTGAAGAGTCGTCTTGGATTAAACTCTACTGTTAACCCTATAGAAATACAAACAGAGGCAGAGAGAATCACTGGCATTGATAAGTCTAGCTCAATAAGCACCAAAGCTGGAGCTGAAATGATTCGCGAACATCAAAACATCTCATTTGATTATACTTTAGGTGATCTTCATAACATGGAAGAACAGGGATTAATTCCTGTATTACAGTACGATGGCGACAAGATTATCGCAATATCAGAGGAATTTGCAAAGAAGTACAATTTAAAAGCTGGCGATATTGTCGAGATTGGAAAATACTCAGAAAAGGAACAAAGGGTAAGCAGTTCTGGAAATTATAAAATTGGTGCAATCGTCACTAAAATAAAAGAATCTGATGTCTATATAGATTGGAATGAAGACGAATACAGATCTAATTTCATTGTTTTTCATAAACTATATGTCGAAGGAAGAAATGTAGACCAAGTAGTTGAGGAACTGGAACAATTAAGGATGCATTTTCCTGAAATTCAAATTAATAGTTATGAGGAATCCTTGAAAAAATCCAAAGACATGTTTTATCAAAGATGGTCCATTTTTATTGTTGTTATTTCTGTTATGTTAATTAGCGTCATTGTAGGGGTATTTAATACGCTAATTAACAACATTAATTCAAAAAGGAAAGAGTTTGCAATATTAAGGACCATTTCATTGAGCAAAAGCGGGATAATTAACGTCATACTCACACAAATCATTTTGTATCTTTTAATCGGATTATCTTTAGGGCTCTTTACTGGTGTTTTATTAACTATTGTTATTTCCTTAATTGATCCAGGTAAGCTGTACATCAATTTCACAATAATAGGTTTGATGGCAGGGATAATGATATTAATGGCCTTCGTGATTTTTATACCGTTTGCATCCCGTTTAGGAAATAAGAAAATTATTTTAGAATTAAATCAAGATAGTAAGTAA
- a CDS encoding helix-turn-helix domain-containing protein produces the protein MWDFQIAWHSNRDIGRHLERAHQTIANELEPSQLKTGCTPMRILYWL, from the coding sequence ATCTGGGACTTTCAAATAGCTTGGCATTCCAACCGAGACATTGGACGACATCTGGAACGCGCTCACCAAACAATTGCCAATGAACTGGAGCCATCACAGCTGAAGACGGGCTGTACACCTATGAGGATTTTATATTGGTTGTAA
- a CDS encoding transposase gives MKKFFKWIEVSPFYGTNTLATAAEYTLKRTKELQLFLTDVRLEIDNNPAENVIRPNVFGRKNWLFSASEAGARANAISLSLAETPNYMESISIRT, from the coding sequence TTGAAGAAATTCTTCAAATGGATTGAAGTAAGCCCTTTTTACGGAACGAACACGCTGGCAACAGCGGCAGAATATACGTTGAAGCGAACAAAAGAGCTTCAGCTATTCTTGACAGACGTTCGTCTAGAGATAGATAACAATCCAGCAGAAAACGTCATCCGTCCGAATGTGTTTGGACGAAAAAACTGGCTGTTCTCTGCCAGCGAAGCGGGCGCGAGAGCGAACGCCATCAGTCTCAGCCTGGCAGAGACGCCAAATTATATGGAATCGATATCTATACGTACTTGA
- a CDS encoding IS3 family transposase — MREEILECIRTIHKESDGRYGALKIHKKLLELGYCVSLKCVKLLKGRNGIQSIITKNIVQLLQTAR, encoded by the coding sequence GTGCGGGAGGAGATTCTGGAATGCATCCGAACGATCCATAAAGAAAGCGATGGGCGATATGGTGCGCTCAAAATTCATAAAAAACTCCTTGAACTAGGCTATTGCGTCAGTTTAAAATGTGTTAAGCTGCTGAAGGGAAGGAATGGAATTCAATCCATTATAACAAAAAATATCGTCCAGCTTCTTCAAACTGCGCGATAG